A genome region from Maridesulfovibrio salexigens DSM 2638 includes the following:
- a CDS encoding S-layer homology domain-containing protein, giving the protein MKKYLIFLTGLLLILSLAGCGKKVKPMSIEDNPAHHYLMGMELIDQGMPDKAFVRFERAVALDDEYAPAIAGKALVYAMRAEAESDAEYSAVDAERAIDQFDKAVREARRDRSQKFSVYVTGIRVYSHIATRGWLQRAEDLYADAKLMLKYVVEEDLPYYRHTEAAHYFMGEAYFKGGEFRKAEDVLGVVLSASPGKWHDKANLLYNRAQKILRAMSNYTLTDVAKQIAVKEEVDRADVAALLVDELHLDRLFAGRIPVPGDDKKAEFTPADVVGHMFEPEIMTVLKWHVRGLEPTYDEQTRAYLFHPKKPMTRKELAFVLEDVLIKLTGDDSMSTQHMGQKNSLYPDVEATDAWYNAIVTVVNRNLMETDLSGAFRPDANMDGADLILSLMRLRNIMNIY; this is encoded by the coding sequence ATGAAAAAATATTTAATATTTCTCACGGGCCTGCTTTTGATTCTCTCCCTTGCGGGATGTGGAAAAAAAGTAAAACCCATGTCTATTGAGGACAACCCGGCCCATCATTATTTGATGGGGATGGAACTGATAGATCAAGGTATGCCTGATAAGGCGTTTGTCCGTTTTGAGCGGGCAGTAGCCCTTGATGATGAATATGCGCCTGCCATTGCAGGTAAGGCTCTTGTCTACGCCATGCGTGCCGAGGCTGAAAGCGATGCTGAATACAGTGCCGTTGATGCTGAAAGGGCAATTGACCAGTTTGACAAGGCTGTGCGTGAAGCAAGGCGTGATAGATCGCAGAAATTCAGTGTCTACGTGACCGGTATTCGGGTTTACAGTCATATCGCCACCCGCGGCTGGTTGCAGAGGGCGGAAGATCTCTATGCCGATGCCAAGCTGATGCTGAAATACGTGGTTGAAGAGGATCTTCCTTACTATCGCCATACTGAAGCAGCGCATTATTTTATGGGTGAAGCCTATTTCAAGGGCGGTGAATTCCGTAAGGCCGAAGATGTTCTCGGCGTTGTTCTTTCCGCTTCTCCGGGCAAGTGGCACGATAAAGCAAATCTGCTTTACAATCGTGCCCAGAAGATTCTGCGGGCCATGAGCAATTATACCCTGACTGATGTTGCCAAGCAGATCGCGGTCAAGGAAGAAGTTGATCGTGCTGACGTTGCCGCACTGCTGGTGGATGAGCTCCATTTGGACAGACTTTTCGCCGGACGCATTCCTGTTCCCGGTGACGACAAAAAAGCCGAATTCACTCCCGCCGATGTTGTAGGGCATATGTTTGAGCCTGAAATTATGACTGTGCTTAAGTGGCATGTCCGGGGGCTTGAGCCGACTTATGACGAGCAGACCCGTGCCTACCTTTTTCATCCCAAGAAGCCCATGACCCGCAAGGAATTGGCTTTTGTGCTGGAGGATGTGCTTATTAAGCTGACAGGTGATGATTCCATGTCTACTCAGCATATGGGGCAGAAAAATTCTCTCTATCCGGACGTGGAAGCCACTGATGCCTGGTACAACGCTATTGTTACCGTGGTTAACCGCAACCTGATGGAAACCGACCTGTCCGGTGCTTTCCGTCCTGATGCCAATATGGATGGCGCTGACCTCATTCTTTCCCTGATGCGTCTGCGCAACATTATGAATATTTACTAA
- a CDS encoding YajQ family cyclic di-GMP-binding protein: protein MPSFDIVSQIDAQEVDNAVNNVLKEIDTRYDFRGVNTEIDLNKKTNTISLVTGDEMKIKAVKDMMITHFTRRKVDPRSLDFGKVEPTSSAQLKQEIKLKEGIDKDTAKKIVKLIKASKLKVQAAIQDDQVRVTGKKLDDLQSVIALVRDSDLDMPFQYVNMKK, encoded by the coding sequence ATGCCGTCTTTTGATATTGTCAGCCAGATCGACGCACAGGAAGTTGATAACGCTGTAAACAACGTACTTAAAGAAATTGATACCCGTTACGATTTTCGCGGGGTGAATACTGAAATTGATCTGAACAAAAAGACAAATACCATCAGCCTCGTTACCGGCGATGAAATGAAAATCAAGGCCGTTAAGGATATGATGATTACTCATTTCACCAGACGTAAGGTTGATCCCAGATCTCTTGATTTCGGTAAGGTTGAGCCTACTTCCAGCGCTCAGCTCAAGCAGGAAATTAAATTGAAAGAAGGGATCGATAAAGATACAGCTAAAAAGATCGTAAAGTTGATCAAAGCCAGTAAATTGAAAGTTCAGGCTGCTATTCAGGATGATCAGGTCCGCGTTACCGGTAAAAAACTGGATGATCTGCAGTCCGTTATTGCTCTGGTCAGAGATTCGGATCTTGATATGCCTTTCCAGTATGTTAATATGAAGAAGTAA
- a CDS encoding STAS domain-containing protein, whose protein sequence is MILSHERVGDFVILRVGESRVDATNSSELQEHVSSLVSKGGRSFVLDLSAVLFMDSCGLAGLIPITNCMPKDGRLLIAGLHPKVEQIFKLTKLNTIFNIYPSVGEALKS, encoded by the coding sequence ATGATTTTGTCTCATGAAAGGGTCGGGGACTTTGTCATTCTGCGTGTTGGTGAAAGCAGGGTTGATGCAACTAATTCATCCGAATTACAGGAGCATGTGTCTTCTTTGGTTAGTAAAGGAGGCAGGAGCTTTGTGCTCGATCTTTCTGCTGTTCTATTTATGGATTCCTGCGGTCTTGCCGGGTTGATTCCAATTACGAATTGCATGCCGAAAGACGGACGTCTTTTGATTGCCGGACTGCATCCAAAAGTGGAGCAGATATTCAAGCTTACTAAGCTTAATACCATTTTTAATATATACCCATCAGTTGGTGAAGCCTTGAAATCTTGA
- a CDS encoding YciI family protein, producing the protein MYILNLNYIKPLENIDALLEEHIKFLKKHYENGTFIASGRKVPRTGGIILARNIDLEQLEKTINEDPFKREGVAEYEIIEFIPTMMADGYEILKETPEY; encoded by the coding sequence ATGTATATTCTGAATCTAAACTACATTAAACCATTAGAAAATATTGATGCGTTACTGGAAGAGCACATCAAATTTCTAAAAAAACATTATGAAAATGGAACCTTCATAGCCTCAGGCCGTAAAGTACCACGCACCGGGGGGATCATTCTCGCCAGAAACATTGATCTGGAACAACTTGAAAAGACCATTAATGAAGATCCCTTCAAACGCGAAGGCGTTGCTGAATACGAAATTATTGAATTCATCCCTACAATGATGGCGGATGGTTATGAAATTCTAAAAGAGACTCCAGAATATTAA
- a CDS encoding EAL domain-containing protein, translating to MNKFKNLVITDILVMSTLGRWLDWIGSRVFFRVLQRSQLQVFPLIVVGAVFLCLLNFPFLKDSGILSGTLTKLLHDVVSATYGVAALVLLCSMSYNFGLSHNKEYSGEYISPNLFVVISLSCFFVLHGDINFSSFSEIASLGKGIAQAFFVSSLSSFLLHKFILLRFRLAVSGSGYDIFSREILSLIPACVAVILIFVLLKHVVLLSGYDSLCDLYRSAVLVVVNLSGSEFFSGLIYTFTSQLLWFFGAHGPNTLSLFDSTVLADNMAANIMNFQSGFAPTHILTKGFLDNYTMIGGSGLTMSLLIAIFLKGRDSGTKRISQLALLVCLFNVNEPLLFGIPLVLNPVYAIPFILIPAIAYCIAYAATFLGVVPFIVHAVHWTTPVFLNGYMSTGTWGGVLLQVVILGLGVGLYMPFVLISDRVMKKQYDRGMNEIIVAARGEDVSTGFKCVGLPGFEGFVARSLASDLVRALRAEEQLYVVFQPQIDDDAGEILGAEALIRWNHPAYGYISPEVVVALAEDMNCIDELSYFVLRESCSQLAVWQERFGYHLFVSVNFPPSLFKNKGLEDKVLGCLRSAGVPPYCLEIEITESVAMSTSGRELQNLNRLRELGIRISIDDFGMGHTSLRYLRALPIDKVKIDRTLTFGSLNDVNRHIVTSILELCRNIEMKVVVEGVENAEQLRSLRKIGGTCFQGYYFSRPVIGEECLQFMDDWNTKRSRFDDRELKVARVAISD from the coding sequence ATGAATAAGTTCAAGAACCTAGTTATTACTGATATTCTAGTGATGTCGACTCTAGGTCGGTGGCTGGATTGGATTGGGTCGCGGGTTTTCTTCCGGGTGTTGCAGAGGAGTCAACTACAGGTCTTTCCGCTTATAGTTGTCGGGGCTGTATTCCTTTGCCTGCTCAATTTCCCATTTCTCAAAGATTCCGGGATTCTTTCGGGCACATTAACCAAACTTCTGCATGATGTAGTAAGCGCAACATACGGAGTTGCTGCTTTAGTTTTGCTCTGCAGCATGAGCTACAATTTCGGACTTAGCCACAATAAAGAATACTCTGGCGAATATATCAGTCCTAATTTGTTTGTAGTAATATCATTGTCATGTTTTTTTGTATTGCATGGTGATATTAATTTTTCATCCTTTTCTGAAATAGCCTCACTCGGCAAAGGTATTGCCCAGGCATTCTTTGTTTCTTCTCTTTCAAGTTTTCTTCTGCATAAGTTTATTCTGCTTCGTTTCAGGCTTGCTGTGTCCGGATCTGGATATGATATATTTTCCAGAGAGATACTTTCCTTAATTCCGGCCTGTGTTGCTGTTATATTGATATTTGTTTTATTAAAACATGTCGTTTTACTGAGTGGATATGACAGCTTATGTGATTTGTATCGCAGTGCCGTACTTGTTGTTGTGAATCTTTCAGGGTCTGAGTTTTTTAGCGGTCTGATTTATACATTTACTTCGCAATTGCTTTGGTTTTTTGGGGCTCATGGTCCAAATACCCTTTCTCTTTTTGACAGTACTGTTTTAGCAGACAACATGGCTGCAAATATTATGAACTTTCAATCAGGGTTTGCACCGACACATATCCTTACCAAAGGATTTTTGGACAATTATACGATGATTGGCGGTTCAGGGCTGACCATGAGCCTGCTCATAGCTATTTTTCTGAAAGGCCGCGATTCAGGTACCAAAAGAATTTCGCAGCTAGCTCTTTTAGTTTGTTTGTTCAATGTTAATGAACCCTTGCTGTTCGGTATTCCTTTGGTCCTTAACCCAGTTTATGCGATTCCTTTTATTTTAATTCCTGCTATTGCTTACTGTATTGCTTATGCTGCCACCTTCTTGGGTGTTGTTCCGTTTATTGTTCATGCCGTGCATTGGACAACTCCTGTGTTTTTAAATGGATATATGTCGACAGGAACATGGGGCGGGGTTTTGTTGCAGGTGGTAATTTTAGGCCTCGGCGTAGGGCTGTATATGCCTTTTGTATTGATTTCCGACCGGGTGATGAAAAAACAGTATGACCGGGGCATGAATGAAATTATTGTTGCCGCTAGAGGTGAAGATGTTTCAACCGGATTTAAATGCGTTGGTTTACCCGGTTTTGAAGGGTTTGTGGCCAGATCATTAGCTTCCGACCTTGTTCGGGCTCTGAGAGCGGAAGAACAGCTGTATGTAGTCTTCCAGCCTCAAATTGATGACGATGCCGGAGAAATTTTAGGTGCTGAGGCGTTAATTAGGTGGAATCATCCTGCTTACGGTTATATCTCACCGGAAGTGGTGGTCGCGCTGGCAGAGGATATGAATTGTATTGATGAGTTAAGTTATTTCGTTCTCAGGGAATCTTGCAGCCAACTTGCCGTCTGGCAGGAAAGATTCGGTTACCATCTTTTTGTTTCGGTCAATTTCCCTCCATCACTATTTAAAAATAAAGGTCTCGAAGATAAAGTCCTCGGGTGTCTGAGGTCTGCGGGAGTTCCGCCTTATTGTCTTGAGATCGAAATTACCGAGTCTGTTGCCATGTCAACAAGTGGACGGGAACTTCAAAATCTTAACCGGCTGCGTGAACTGGGAATCCGTATTTCAATTGATGATTTTGGTATGGGGCATACTTCATTGCGCTATTTGAGAGCACTGCCCATTGATAAGGTTAAGATCGATAGAACGCTTACATTCGGCTCTTTGAATGATGTGAACAGGCATATTGTTACAAGCATCCTTGAACTTTGCCGGAATATTGAGATGAAGGTAGTAGTTGAAGGGGTTGAAAATGCTGAGCAATTAAGAAGCTTGCGAAAGATCGGCGGAACCTGTTTTCAGGGATATTATTTTAGCAGACCTGTGATTGGCGAAGAATGTCTGCAATTCATGGATGATTGGAACACCAAGCGCAGTCGGTTTGATGATAGGGAATTGAAAGTTGCCCGAGTAGCTATTTCTGATTAA
- a CDS encoding bacteriohemerythrin, with product MSMLKWSDSLSVSIAEIDEQHKGLVAMVNRVYDLLVSGASDRPQAIEVIEDMRRYSVDHFGTEEKFMDKFDYPEAPAHKLKHQEFIDKVKEIENGCADGTCILTMDILNYLSDWLVTHINDTDKKLGAFLEDKIE from the coding sequence ATGTCTATGTTGAAGTGGAGTGATTCTTTGTCTGTTAGTATTGCTGAGATTGATGAGCAGCATAAGGGATTGGTGGCAATGGTAAATCGGGTTTATGATCTGCTTGTTTCCGGTGCAAGTGATCGGCCTCAGGCTATTGAGGTGATTGAGGATATGCGCAGGTATTCAGTGGATCATTTTGGTACTGAAGAAAAATTTATGGATAAGTTTGATTATCCTGAGGCTCCTGCCCATAAGCTCAAGCATCAAGAATTTATTGATAAGGTTAAGGAGATCGAGAATGGGTGTGCAGACGGAACCTGCATCCTAACTATGGATATCTTGAATTATTTAAGTGATTGGCTGGTTACTCACATAAACGATACTGATAAGAAGCTGGGTGCGTTTTTGGAAGATAAAATTGAGTAA